Proteins from a single region of Aquirhabdus parva:
- a CDS encoding RsiV family protein, with protein MKKRIWVGVLIVSSGMILSACDKKKSDTDSSSAAQQKTEIQGSAPASSPAPTATPPLTAKVEKAHYTLAACQGDQCPKVDIHRLETNNPWVNQFLDHQILKFSQGFSEKPSDRTSLQQNIDAFVKVSNEDAQDGGMGVPYTMSINAEDIGQRGTNLAQFKVSGDYYTGGAHGSAVNSYFVLDLAQHKQLRLDDLVIKGQKQKLYAVVYAEFTRWVKASDPTANLKEYESMWKFKLTHNFALDKNGLTFYYGQYEIGPYVVGMPEFTIPYAKLSGILKPEYL; from the coding sequence ATGAAAAAGCGCATATGGGTTGGGGTATTGATTGTCAGTAGCGGCATGATCTTGAGTGCCTGCGACAAGAAAAAATCCGACACCGATTCGTCATCTGCCGCCCAGCAGAAAACAGAAATACAGGGCAGTGCTCCAGCGTCTTCACCGGCACCCACAGCCACACCGCCGCTGACGGCAAAAGTAGAAAAAGCCCACTACACTTTAGCCGCCTGCCAAGGCGATCAATGTCCCAAAGTCGATATTCATCGTCTGGAAACCAACAATCCCTGGGTCAACCAGTTTTTAGATCATCAAATTCTGAAATTCAGTCAGGGCTTCTCCGAGAAACCCAGTGATCGCACCAGCCTTCAGCAGAACATCGATGCCTTTGTAAAAGTCTCCAATGAAGATGCGCAAGATGGCGGTATGGGCGTGCCGTACACCATGTCCATCAATGCCGAAGACATCGGACAGCGTGGGACCAATCTGGCGCAGTTTAAAGTCAGTGGCGATTACTACACCGGCGGCGCGCACGGCAGTGCGGTAAACAGTTATTTTGTATTGGATCTGGCTCAGCATAAACAGCTGCGGCTGGATGATCTGGTCATCAAAGGCCAAAAGCAAAAACTCTATGCAGTGGTCTATGCGGAGTTCACCCGTTGGGTGAAGGCCAGTGACCCTACTGCCAATCTCAAAGAATACGAATCGATGTGGAAGTTTAAGCTAACCCATAACTTCGCGCTTGACAAAAACGGCCTGACCTTCTACTACGGTCAATATGAGATCGGCCCTTATGTGGTGGGTATGCCGGAATTTACGATTCCCTACGCCAAATTAAGTGGCATCCTCAAACCTGAATATCTTTAA
- a CDS encoding OmpA family protein, translated as MKLNRIALAVLITAPLSVAVHADSTDPVDPVTNSFPGLFGKTTGLGLSVTPLGGWSGVMDHTETTKHLKQSGSQAQFPTYGHALNPYDDVVYGVALGYELTPSFSTEFNYLEKQGDGAVHYTKSDGGVIQPGKVDVRTRSYELNGLLNSDFITHDYDGKFKPYALIGTGYQNLTSNDKGFRIHDTGVIINAGLGAFYRLNDTFALRGEGRAISEPSHGTWDWKALAGLQITLGGHKRPYVEPPPPAPAPAPAPVVVPPPAPQELTEDLKLELRVFFDTNKSIIKKQYQPEIAKVADKLKEFSNASAEIKGYTDSTGSRKLNDRLSQARAEAVKGSLVKDYGIDGGRLTAKGYSWDDPVASNKTKEGRALNRRVVAVITGSRTVTK; from the coding sequence ATGAAACTAAATCGAATTGCGCTAGCTGTTTTAATAACGGCTCCGCTATCAGTTGCTGTTCATGCGGATTCTACTGATCCTGTGGATCCAGTAACCAATTCTTTCCCAGGTCTTTTTGGCAAGACAACAGGTTTGGGCCTGAGTGTCACACCACTAGGTGGTTGGTCCGGTGTAATGGACCATACTGAAACGACCAAACATTTAAAACAATCTGGCAGTCAAGCACAGTTCCCAACGTATGGGCATGCTTTAAACCCGTACGATGATGTTGTATACGGCGTAGCACTGGGTTATGAACTGACTCCATCTTTCAGTACTGAGTTTAACTACTTAGAAAAGCAAGGTGACGGTGCGGTTCATTACACCAAGAGTGATGGCGGCGTGATTCAACCGGGCAAGGTGGATGTGCGTACGCGTTCTTATGAGTTGAATGGCTTGCTAAATAGCGATTTCATTACTCATGATTACGACGGCAAATTCAAACCTTATGCCTTGATTGGTACGGGTTACCAGAATTTAACGTCCAATGATAAAGGCTTCCGTATCCATGATACGGGTGTGATTATCAACGCAGGTCTGGGTGCGTTCTACCGCCTGAATGATACTTTCGCACTGCGTGGTGAAGGTCGTGCAATCAGTGAACCTTCTCATGGTACATGGGACTGGAAAGCACTGGCTGGTTTACAAATCACACTGGGCGGTCACAAACGTCCTTATGTAGAGCCACCACCACCTGCTCCAGCACCAGCGCCAGCTCCAGTGGTTGTTCCACCACCTGCACCACAAGAGCTGACCGAAGACTTGAAACTTGAATTGCGCGTGTTCTTCGACACCAACAAATCAATCATCAAGAAACAGTATCAACCAGAAATCGCAAAAGTTGCAGACAAGCTGAAAGAATTCAGCAATGCATCTGCTGAGATCAAAGGTTATACCGACAGCACTGGTTCACGTAAACTGAACGATCGCTTGTCACAAGCACGTGCTGAAGCAGTAAAAGGATCATTGGTTAAAGACTACGGTATTGACGGTGGTCGTTTAACTGCGAAGGGTTATTCATGGGATGATCCGGTTGCATCGAACAAAACTAAAGAAGGCCGTGCACTCAACCGTCGTGTGGTTGCAGTGATCACAGGTAGCCGTACAGTTACGAAGTAA
- a CDS encoding RsiV family protein, with translation MKAILGMGVLIVSGSFLLTACSTEKTDSVQQNTTVIHGTPAVSQVSGTALSPQSSTQYFKVKSEQAHYTLPACEGKLCPDISIQRLNTSDDWVNQFLDQKIRGLSQGYGEFNPDLTLQQIVDRVVAGSNESVQKGWAGAPYTLKVQAESLGPRGLRLLQFKINSSFYTGGAHGGAINQYYLLDIVQQRQVQLDDLLIDGQRQSLRDLVYDAFTAWVKKTSPETDLKTYETTWKFILTQNIELNPAGLVFHYGQYEIGPYSSGMPEFTIPYAKLSGIIKPEYL, from the coding sequence ATGAAAGCGATACTGGGGATGGGTGTATTAATCGTCAGCGGTAGTTTTTTACTGACCGCATGTAGCACAGAGAAAACGGATAGCGTCCAACAAAACACAACTGTCATTCATGGGACGCCCGCAGTCAGTCAGGTGTCTGGGACAGCACTCTCGCCGCAATCATCAACCCAGTATTTTAAGGTGAAGTCAGAACAGGCGCATTACACCTTGCCCGCCTGCGAGGGCAAGCTCTGTCCAGACATCAGCATTCAGCGCTTAAACACCAGCGATGACTGGGTGAATCAATTTTTAGATCAAAAAATTCGGGGGCTCAGCCAAGGTTATGGCGAGTTCAATCCCGATTTAACGTTGCAGCAGATCGTTGATCGGGTCGTGGCGGGCTCCAATGAGAGTGTTCAAAAAGGCTGGGCAGGTGCCCCTTATACCTTGAAAGTTCAGGCAGAGAGCTTGGGTCCACGAGGGCTCCGTCTGCTGCAATTCAAGATCAACAGTAGTTTTTATACGGGCGGTGCGCATGGCGGCGCCATTAACCAATATTATTTACTCGATATCGTTCAGCAAAGACAAGTCCAACTGGATGACTTATTGATTGACGGGCAACGCCAATCCTTGCGCGACTTGGTCTACGATGCCTTCACGGCATGGGTGAAAAAGACCAGCCCTGAAACTGACCTGAAAACCTATGAGACAACATGGAAGTTTATTTTGACGCAGAATATCGAACTAAATCCTGCTGGATTGGTTTTTCATTACGGTCAATATGAAATCGGTCCCTATTCATCAGGCATGCCTGAATTCACTATCCCTTACGCCAAGTTGAGCGGTATCATCAAACCTGAATATCTCTAA
- a CDS encoding peptide chain release factor 3: MNQQILDEIRVRRTFAIISHPDAGKTTITEKLLLWGKAIAIAGTVKSRKSDRHATSDWMEMEKERGISITTSVMQFPYRDHIINLLDTPGHEDFSEDTYRTLTAVDSALMVIDGAKGVEERTIKLMDVCRMRDTPIISFVNKLDREIREPLELLDEIENVMKIKCVPITWPLGKGRDFVGVYHLAEDRLYMYKPGHGSEIVEIETRQGYDHPDIRERMGQEFARFEESLELVQVASDPLDLDLFLSGKQTPVLFGTALGNFGVDQVLNAFVDWAPRPKDHPTVERTVEASETGFSGFVFKIQANMDPKHRDRIAFMRICSGKYEKGVKMQHVRVGKEIRIADALTFLAGERAHLEEAWPGDIIGLHNHGTIQIGDTFTSGEKLHFTGIPHFAPEMFRRVRLKDPLKSKQLQKGLKELSEEGATQVFMPFNSNDLILGAVGVLQFEVVAFRLKEEYKVDCVYEPITISTVRWVSSTDERKFEEFKKKAHDQLSQDGGGFLTYLAPSRVNLQIMQERWPDIQFRSTREHRE, from the coding sequence ATGAATCAACAAATCCTAGATGAAATAAGGGTTAGACGTACGTTTGCTATTATTTCTCACCCTGACGCGGGTAAGACCACCATCACAGAAAAACTGCTGCTGTGGGGCAAAGCCATCGCGATCGCAGGGACCGTCAAGAGCCGTAAGAGCGACCGCCATGCGACCTCCGACTGGATGGAGATGGAAAAAGAACGCGGAATCTCGATCACGACTTCCGTCATGCAGTTCCCGTATCGCGACCACATCATCAATCTGCTCGACACCCCGGGCCACGAAGACTTTAGTGAAGACACCTACCGCACTCTAACCGCCGTGGACTCAGCGCTGATGGTGATCGACGGTGCAAAGGGTGTGGAAGAGCGCACCATCAAGCTGATGGACGTGTGTCGTATGCGCGATACCCCGATCATCTCATTTGTAAACAAACTCGACCGTGAGATTCGCGAGCCGCTAGAACTGCTCGATGAAATCGAAAACGTGATGAAGATCAAATGTGTGCCGATCACTTGGCCACTGGGTAAAGGCCGTGATTTTGTCGGTGTGTATCATTTGGCGGAAGATCGTCTGTATATGTACAAACCGGGTCATGGCTCAGAAATTGTGGAAATTGAAACCCGCCAAGGTTACGACCATCCGGATATTCGTGAGCGCATGGGTCAAGAGTTTGCGCGTTTTGAAGAGTCGTTGGAGTTGGTGCAAGTCGCTAGTGATCCGCTCGATCTTGATTTGTTCCTTAGCGGTAAGCAAACCCCCGTACTGTTCGGGACTGCGCTCGGTAACTTCGGTGTGGATCAAGTGCTGAATGCCTTTGTCGATTGGGCACCCCGTCCAAAAGATCACCCGACGGTTGAGCGTACTGTTGAAGCCAGCGAGACCGGTTTTAGCGGTTTTGTGTTTAAGATCCAAGCCAACATGGACCCAAAACATCGTGACCGTATCGCCTTTATGCGCATTTGCTCAGGCAAATATGAAAAAGGCGTCAAGATGCAGCATGTCCGTGTCGGCAAAGAGATTCGTATTGCCGATGCGCTGACCTTCCTTGCGGGGGAGCGAGCGCATCTTGAAGAAGCATGGCCGGGCGATATCATCGGTCTGCATAACCACGGTACGATCCAGATTGGTGATACGTTTACCTCTGGTGAGAAGCTACACTTCACCGGAATTCCGCACTTTGCGCCTGAAATGTTCCGCCGCGTACGCTTGAAAGATCCGCTGAAATCCAAGCAATTGCAAAAAGGTTTGAAAGAGCTTTCGGAAGAGGGTGCAACGCAGGTCTTTATGCCGTTTAACTCTAACGACCTGATCTTGGGTGCGGTTGGGGTACTCCAGTTTGAAGTGGTCGCATTCCGCTTGAAAGAGGAATACAAGGTCGACTGCGTGTATGAGCCAATTACGATTTCGACCGTGCGTTGGGTATCATCTACCGATGAGCGAAAGTTTGAAGAGTTCAAGAAAAAAGCCCATGACCAATTGTCGCAAGACGGCGGTGGCTTCCTGACCTACCTTGCACCGAGTCGAGTGAACTTGCAGATCATGCAGGAGCGTTGGCCGGATATCCAGTTCCGCTCAACCCGTGAGCATCGCGAGTAA
- a CDS encoding GNAT family N-acetyltransferase: MTSLVIEWCQTADPDLIDTLTHFFVSHINPAYISHSELQSGRAITTNEWHSNISEFIRNDFIEALIVNNDPTPSIATARDDSGALIGLVIISFPDRRFEHTKFARVDDVVVSPHMRGLGVGKKLVAWIAGQLKAAGVQRLFLESGVNNHGAHTFFKQQGFEQVSLTMMREL, from the coding sequence ATGACTAGCCTTGTGATTGAGTGGTGTCAAACTGCTGACCCAGATCTCATCGATACGTTGACTCATTTTTTTGTGAGTCATATCAACCCGGCTTATATTTCACATTCAGAACTGCAGAGTGGTAGAGCCATCACGACTAATGAATGGCATAGCAATATTTCTGAATTCATCAGAAATGATTTTATCGAAGCATTGATCGTAAACAACGACCCGACACCCAGCATCGCAACAGCACGAGACGATTCGGGCGCACTGATTGGACTCGTCATTATTTCCTTTCCTGATCGTCGTTTCGAGCATACCAAATTTGCCAGAGTTGATGATGTCGTCGTGTCTCCGCACATGCGCGGTCTTGGTGTGGGAAAAAAGCTGGTCGCGTGGATTGCCGGGCAACTTAAAGCGGCGGGGGTTCAACGCTTATTCTTGGAAAGTGGCGTGAATAACCATGGCGCGCATACGTTTTTTAAGCAGCAGGGGTTTGAGCAGGTGTCATTGACGATGATGCGGGAGTTGTGA
- a CDS encoding acetyl-CoA C-acyltransferase, whose protein sequence is MSESIVIVGGARTAMGGFQGVFANVTAPELGATAIREAVSRAGLQPTDIQEVIMGCVLPGGLKQGPARQAMRKAGLPDTTGAVTINKLCGSGMKAVMQAADMLAAGSADIVVAGGMESMSNAPYILPKARTGLRMGHGEVKDHMFLDGLEDAETGRLMGSFAQDMANTLSYTREQMDDFAIRSLKRAQTAINEGYFKDEIVPVTVKGRAGDVEVVQDEQPLNAKLDKIPTLKPAFAKDGTITAANASSISDGSSALVLTRESTAKEKGLTPLARILATASNSQHPSEFTIAPVGAIAKVLQKTGWAASDVDLWEINEAFAMVTMAAIDKYSLDAEKVNINGGACALGHPVGSTGSRIILTLIHALKRTGGKKGIAALCIGGGEATAVAIELV, encoded by the coding sequence ATGAGTGAATCTATCGTAATCGTTGGCGGTGCACGTACTGCTATGGGTGGTTTTCAAGGCGTATTTGCCAATGTTACCGCGCCAGAACTGGGTGCAACTGCGATTCGCGAAGCAGTCAGCCGTGCTGGCCTGCAACCAACCGATATTCAAGAAGTGATCATGGGCTGCGTACTCCCAGGTGGTTTAAAGCAAGGCCCTGCGCGCCAGGCAATGCGTAAAGCAGGCTTACCAGATACGACTGGTGCCGTGACGATCAACAAACTCTGTGGTTCAGGCATGAAAGCCGTCATGCAAGCCGCAGACATGCTGGCTGCAGGCAGTGCAGACATCGTGGTTGCGGGTGGCATGGAATCCATGAGCAATGCACCGTACATCCTGCCTAAAGCACGTACTGGCCTGCGTATGGGTCATGGTGAAGTCAAAGACCATATGTTCCTGGATGGCTTGGAAGATGCTGAAACCGGTCGCCTGATGGGTTCTTTTGCTCAAGACATGGCAAACACCTTGAGCTATACCCGTGAACAAATGGATGACTTTGCGATTCGCTCACTAAAGCGCGCGCAAACGGCAATCAATGAAGGCTACTTTAAAGATGAAATCGTACCTGTGACTGTAAAAGGTCGTGCAGGTGATGTAGAAGTGGTTCAAGATGAACAACCACTGAATGCCAAACTCGACAAAATTCCTACATTAAAGCCTGCTTTTGCCAAAGACGGTACGATTACTGCAGCTAACGCGAGCTCCATCAGCGATGGTTCATCAGCACTGGTTCTGACCCGCGAATCCACCGCGAAAGAAAAAGGCTTGACCCCGCTAGCACGTATCCTTGCCACGGCATCGAACTCACAACACCCAAGCGAATTCACGATTGCTCCAGTGGGCGCAATTGCTAAAGTTCTGCAAAAAACCGGTTGGGCAGCCAGTGATGTGGATCTGTGGGAAATCAACGAAGCATTTGCGATGGTCACCATGGCCGCTATCGACAAATACAGCCTCGATGCCGAAAAAGTAAATATCAACGGTGGCGCCTGTGCACTCGGTCATCCAGTGGGCTCAACCGGTTCACGCATCATCCTGACCCTGATCCATGCACTGAAGCGTACTGGCGGCAAAAAAGGGATCGCAGCATTGTGTATCGGTGGCGGTGAAGCCACTGCGGTCGCGATTGAGTTGGTTTAA
- a CDS encoding isochorismatase family protein produces MAFTQLDPKTALIVIDLQKGIVSLPVVHDPLDVIAKARAIAEQFRSHQLPVILVNVAGGAPGRADQMARGERPADWTDLVPELAAQPEDLRLTKRTWGAFSTDLNAHLKGLGVTQVVIVGIATSIGVESTARQAHELGYHVSIVTDAITDTNLDAHHNSITRIFPRISETGSTQDLITLLKERA; encoded by the coding sequence ATGGCTTTTACTCAGCTTGATCCAAAGACTGCTTTAATTGTGATTGATCTGCAAAAAGGCATTGTCTCCCTCCCTGTGGTGCACGACCCCCTTGATGTGATCGCCAAGGCACGAGCAATTGCTGAGCAATTCCGCAGTCATCAGCTTCCTGTCATTCTTGTGAATGTTGCAGGGGGTGCCCCGGGACGTGCCGATCAGATGGCAAGGGGTGAGCGCCCCGCTGATTGGACGGATTTGGTGCCTGAACTCGCCGCACAGCCTGAAGATTTGCGCCTCACCAAACGCACATGGGGCGCATTTAGTACCGATTTGAATGCACATCTCAAAGGGCTTGGTGTGACGCAAGTGGTGATTGTGGGGATTGCCACCAGTATTGGTGTCGAGTCCACAGCCCGTCAGGCGCATGAGCTGGGTTATCACGTCAGCATTGTGACCGACGCCATCACCGACACGAATTTGGATGCACATCACAACAGTATCACTCGCATTTTCCCGCGTATTAGTGAGACGGGTTCAACGCAAGACTTGATCACGCTGCTCAAGGAGAGGGCGTAA
- a CDS encoding MFS transporter, with protein MSDSQTGLFRSLAGHNYRIWAGGALVSNIGTWMQRAAQDWLVLTELTHTNATALGIVTALQFGPQILLLPLTGYAADYFDRRKLLFVTQALMGLLSLGLGLLTLTGLVQLWHVYVFAFLFGSVVAFDAPARQTFVSELVGETDLSNAVALNSMSFNSARMIGPAVAGLLIAGVGTGWVFLINALSFAAVLGALFVLRVQELHRKEVTAQTRGSFADGFRYIWQRPDLKALLFMIFLVGTFGLHFPIFISTMSVTVFHVGASHYGLLTSIMAVGSVTGALLVAKRARMPIALLGVSALIFGIGFTLAAFMPNYWLFAVVLVMIGISAQVLTTGSVSIIQLSTEPAMRGRVVAILLAIAFGGAPIGAPIVGWVADTFGARWALGIGAAAGFAGALTVLTYQVRYRREREIDTKGLLAEQE; from the coding sequence ATGAGTGATTCTCAAACAGGCCTTTTTCGTTCGCTTGCGGGTCATAACTATCGGATCTGGGCAGGCGGGGCGCTGGTGTCCAATATCGGGACGTGGATGCAACGTGCTGCACAGGATTGGCTCGTACTGACAGAGCTGACGCATACCAACGCCACGGCACTTGGCATCGTCACGGCCCTTCAGTTTGGTCCGCAGATTCTACTGCTGCCGCTGACTGGCTATGCGGCGGATTATTTTGATCGACGCAAACTGTTATTTGTGACGCAAGCCTTGATGGGGCTGCTGTCCTTGGGACTCGGTCTGTTGACACTGACAGGACTTGTGCAGTTATGGCATGTCTATGTATTCGCTTTTCTGTTTGGCAGTGTCGTCGCTTTTGATGCCCCAGCGCGGCAGACTTTTGTCTCCGAGTTAGTCGGGGAAACCGATCTATCCAATGCCGTCGCGCTGAACTCCATGTCATTTAACTCTGCACGGATGATCGGTCCTGCGGTGGCAGGTCTCCTCATTGCGGGTGTGGGAACGGGCTGGGTCTTTTTGATCAATGCACTCTCATTTGCGGCAGTATTGGGCGCACTCTTTGTGCTGCGCGTACAGGAACTGCATCGTAAAGAAGTCACCGCACAGACACGTGGTAGCTTTGCCGATGGCTTTCGCTATATCTGGCAGCGCCCAGACCTAAAAGCCTTGCTATTCATGATTTTTCTGGTGGGCACCTTTGGACTGCATTTCCCGATTTTTATCTCGACCATGTCGGTCACGGTCTTTCATGTCGGCGCAAGTCACTATGGTCTTCTGACCTCGATCATGGCGGTCGGGTCGGTGACTGGTGCGTTGCTTGTCGCCAAGCGTGCCCGTATGCCCATCGCACTTTTGGGTGTGAGTGCGTTGATCTTTGGCATCGGTTTTACCCTAGCCGCATTCATGCCCAACTATTGGCTGTTTGCCGTGGTGCTCGTCATGATTGGGATTTCTGCTCAAGTCCTGACGACGGGATCGGTCAGTATCATCCAGCTCTCTACAGAACCTGCCATGCGTGGACGGGTGGTGGCGATACTGCTGGCGATTGCCTTTGGCGGCGCTCCGATAGGGGCGCCCATCGTGGGTTGGGTGGCGGATACTTTCGGGGCTCGTTGGGCACTGGGGATTGGGGCGGCGGCTGGGTTTGCGGGGGCGTTGACGGTGCTTACGTATCAGGTGAGGTATCGGCGTGAACGTGAGATAGATACTAAAGGGCTGCTTGCAGAACAAGAATGA
- a CDS encoding ADP-ribosylglycohydrolase family protein produces MNPDRYRGCLVGLAVGDAVGTAVEFMPRGTFPPLTDMIGGGYFKLEAGQWTDDTSMALCLAESLIRNQGFDAADQMRRYVNWYRYGYLSSTGECFDIGMTVQKALMDFLQSENPFSGSENPNSAGNGSLMHLAPVVLYFSAQPEQAIHFARESSRTTHGAPECLDACALFTIYLLRALAGKSKDEILDAVTDVNFSSPKIIEIAAGRYKTKSIEMIKGSGYIVESLEAALWCFYHTQSFEAAILQAANLGDDADTTAAICGQLAGAFYSERQIPETWLTKLYDCRAIQAMADSLLREGGNSQ; encoded by the coding sequence ATGAACCCAGATCGATATCGCGGTTGTTTAGTGGGATTAGCTGTCGGCGATGCGGTGGGTACGGCTGTTGAGTTTATGCCACGCGGCACGTTCCCGCCTTTAACCGATATGATTGGTGGTGGTTATTTCAAGCTTGAAGCAGGGCAATGGACGGACGACACATCAATGGCGCTGTGCCTTGCCGAGAGTTTGATTCGAAATCAGGGTTTCGATGCCGCCGATCAAATGCGTCGTTATGTGAATTGGTATCGCTATGGTTATCTCAGTAGTACAGGCGAATGCTTTGATATCGGCATGACGGTGCAAAAGGCATTGATGGACTTTTTGCAAAGCGAAAATCCTTTTTCAGGCAGTGAAAATCCAAATAGTGCAGGCAATGGCTCGTTGATGCATTTAGCGCCTGTGGTACTGTATTTTTCTGCCCAGCCTGAACAGGCCATCCATTTTGCGCGTGAAAGTAGTCGTACCACGCATGGTGCGCCAGAGTGTTTGGATGCCTGTGCATTATTTACCATCTACCTATTACGGGCGCTGGCGGGCAAAAGTAAGGATGAGATTTTAGATGCGGTTACTGATGTGAATTTCAGCAGCCCGAAGATCATCGAAATTGCCGCAGGTCGCTATAAAACAAAATCGATCGAGATGATCAAAGGTTCAGGCTATATTGTCGAAAGCCTAGAGGCGGCGCTGTGGTGTTTTTATCATACTCAAAGTTTTGAGGCAGCGATCTTACAAGCGGCTAACCTTGGCGATGATGCGGATACGACTGCAGCAATATGCGGGCAATTAGCTGGGGCTTTTTATAGTGAGCGTCAGATCCCAGAGACGTGGCTTACGAAGTTATACGATTGCCGAGCCATTCAAGCCATGGCGGATTCGCTGTTGAGGGAAGGCGGAAACAGCCAATAA
- a CDS encoding TatD family hydrolase: protein MPPWSLIDTHTHFDVEDFDHDRSQLAEEASAQGVEALILIGYVARYFERLTTIHHQLNAQSHSPVSLLAPGLHPFYIQQHQNADLIQLDQLLRAETCIAVGEIGLDTFTAEMKLPAVYERQKNFFSQQLEIAKAHDLPVLLHIRRAHADSLAILKQHRFKRGGIAHAFGGGIEEAKAFIKLGFKLGINGLVTDPNAKRLRTVVQAVGAEHLVLETDCPDMTPICCRVAGEAHTRNTPVNLPAVLDELVQLLGIEKKALAQILWHNTQQCLGLNWEYGHKTRH from the coding sequence ATGCCTCCTTGGTCATTGATCGATACCCACACCCACTTCGATGTTGAAGACTTCGATCATGATCGCTCGCAGCTTGCGGAGGAGGCATCGGCGCAAGGTGTCGAGGCGCTGATTTTGATTGGTTATGTGGCGCGTTATTTTGAGCGTCTCACCACCATTCATCACCAATTGAATGCACAGTCTCACAGTCCAGTATCCCTGCTTGCACCCGGTCTACATCCTTTTTATATCCAGCAGCATCAGAATGCTGATTTGATTCAATTGGATCAACTCCTGCGTGCAGAAACATGCATTGCGGTGGGGGAGATCGGCTTGGATACGTTCACCGCAGAGATGAAACTGCCTGCCGTCTATGAGCGGCAAAAAAACTTCTTTAGTCAGCAACTGGAAATCGCCAAAGCGCATGATCTGCCCGTACTGCTGCATATCCGCCGTGCGCATGCTGATAGCCTTGCGATCCTGAAGCAACATCGCTTTAAACGCGGCGGCATCGCCCATGCCTTTGGTGGGGGAATCGAGGAGGCCAAAGCGTTTATCAAACTCGGCTTTAAACTCGGTATCAATGGTCTCGTCACTGATCCCAATGCCAAGCGTTTGCGCACCGTGGTGCAAGCGGTGGGGGCGGAGCATTTGGTGCTAGAAACCGACTGTCCGGATATGACGCCGATCTGCTGCCGTGTCGCAGGCGAAGCGCATACTCGCAATACCCCGGTCAATCTGCCTGCGGTCTTGGACGAGTTAGTACAGTTACTCGGCATTGAAAAAAAGGCATTAGCCCAGATACTTTGGCACAATACGCAGCAATGTTTAGGGTTGAATTGGGAATATGGTCATAAAACACGCCACTGA
- a CDS encoding tRNA threonylcarbamoyladenosine dehydratase — protein sequence MVIKHATEVNTPDVEQASALAQDDQYDRRFGGASKVYGDKAFAQFEQAHVMVIGIGGVGSWAVEALARSGVGELTLVDMDVLVASNINRQLPALTETFGYDKIRVMADRARAINPRIKLNLIDDFLTPDNVKDLLANKPNVVLDCIDDVKAKIALIWHCRFNKIPLIVSGGAGGKLDPLKVRVADLSQTEQDPMLAKIRRELRTNGMCKKPKEKFGITCIYSIDNPFVPDSSCNTGGLQCGGYGSAMTVTSVFGMVAAAEVLKRLGR from the coding sequence ATGGTCATAAAACACGCCACTGAAGTGAACACCCCTGATGTGGAGCAAGCGTCAGCTTTGGCGCAGGATGATCAGTACGATCGTCGCTTTGGCGGGGCGTCAAAAGTCTATGGTGATAAAGCCTTTGCCCAGTTTGAGCAGGCACATGTCATGGTTATTGGCATTGGCGGGGTTGGTTCGTGGGCGGTCGAGGCGCTGGCGCGTAGTGGCGTCGGTGAGCTGACTTTGGTGGATATGGATGTGCTTGTGGCGTCCAACATTAACCGCCAGCTTCCTGCACTGACCGAAACCTTTGGCTACGACAAGATTCGTGTTATGGCGGATCGTGCTCGCGCCATCAACCCACGCATCAAACTTAATCTGATTGATGACTTCCTGACACCGGATAACGTCAAAGACCTGCTGGCCAATAAGCCGAATGTGGTGCTGGACTGCATTGATGATGTCAAAGCCAAGATCGCCCTGATCTGGCATTGTCGCTTTAACAAGATTCCGCTGATTGTCTCAGGCGGCGCAGGCGGTAAGCTGGATCCGCTCAAGGTGCGCGTGGCTGATCTCTCCCAGACCGAACAAGACCCAATGCTGGCCAAGATTCGCCGTGAACTGCGCACCAATGGCATGTGCAAGAAGCCGAAAGAGAAGTTTGGCATTACCTGTATCTACTCGATTGATAATCCTTTTGTACCGGACTCCAGTTGCAACACAGGCGGTTTGCAGTGCGGTGGCTATGGTTCAGCGATGACCGTCACGTCGGTGTTTGGGATGGTGGCGGCGGCTGAGGTGTTGAAGCGGTTGGGGCGCTAA